A portion of the Pseudoxanthomonas sp. JBR18 genome contains these proteins:
- a CDS encoding NAD(P)/FAD-dependent oxidoreductase: protein MEPGFTHDVLIIGGGAAGLMCAATAARRGRSVLVIEHANRVGKKILMSGGGRCNFTNTGTTPANYLSANPHFCRSALARYTPRDFIDLVERHRIAYHEKELGQLFCDDSSKQIVAMLLAECADAGARIATSCGVERVAACEGGGYTLYTAQGAFTAPSLVVATGGLSIPSMGASGFGYALARQFGHEVLATRAGLVPLTLSGKPQQQLADLAGVALPVRAQCGKTAFENAMLVTHRGISGPAILQISSYWQPGQPLLLDLLPGQDALEVLQAQQAARPAAELKTVLSDLLPRRFAQRLCEHWLPNKPMKQFNAPQLRQAAELLRAWPLVASGTEGYRTAEVTLGGVDTREVSQASFESKRAPGLHFIGEVLDVTGWLGGYNFQWAWASGHAAGEVV, encoded by the coding sequence ATGGAACCCGGCTTCACCCACGACGTCCTGATCATCGGCGGCGGCGCGGCGGGGCTGATGTGCGCGGCCACCGCGGCGCGGCGCGGGCGCTCGGTGCTGGTCATCGAGCACGCCAATCGGGTGGGCAAGAAGATCCTCATGTCCGGCGGCGGCCGCTGCAACTTCACCAACACCGGCACCACGCCGGCCAACTACCTCTCGGCCAACCCGCACTTCTGCCGCTCGGCGCTTGCGCGCTACACGCCGCGCGACTTCATCGACCTGGTCGAGCGACACCGCATCGCCTACCACGAGAAGGAGCTGGGCCAGCTGTTCTGCGACGACTCGTCCAAGCAGATCGTGGCGATGCTGCTGGCCGAGTGCGCGGACGCCGGTGCGCGCATCGCCACCAGCTGCGGCGTGGAACGCGTGGCCGCGTGCGAAGGGGGCGGCTACACGCTGTACACGGCACAGGGCGCGTTCACCGCGCCGTCGCTGGTGGTCGCCACCGGCGGACTGTCGATCCCTTCGATGGGCGCCAGCGGATTCGGCTACGCACTGGCGCGCCAGTTCGGGCACGAGGTGCTGGCCACGCGCGCCGGGCTGGTCCCGCTGACCCTGAGCGGCAAGCCGCAGCAGCAGTTGGCCGACTTGGCCGGCGTCGCCCTGCCCGTGCGCGCGCAGTGCGGCAAGACCGCCTTCGAAAACGCCATGCTGGTCACCCACCGCGGCATCAGCGGCCCGGCGATCCTGCAGATCTCCTCCTACTGGCAGCCCGGCCAGCCGCTGCTGCTGGACCTGCTGCCGGGCCAGGACGCGCTGGAGGTGCTGCAGGCCCAACAGGCCGCGCGCCCGGCCGCCGAGCTGAAAACCGTGCTGTCCGATCTGCTGCCGCGGCGCTTCGCCCAGCGCCTGTGCGAGCACTGGCTGCCCAACAAGCCGATGAAGCAGTTCAATGCCCCACAGCTGCGCCAGGCCGCCGAGCTGCTGCGCGCCTGGCCGCTGGTGGCCAGCGGCACCGAGGGCTACCGCACCGCCGAGGTCACCCTGGGCGGGGTGGACACCCGTGAGGTCTCACAGGCCAGCTTCGAGTCCAAGCGCGCGCCTGGGCTGCATTTCATCGGCGAGGTGCTGGATGTCACCGGCTGGCTGGGCGGCTACAACTTCCAGTGGGCCTGGGCCTCCGGGCACGCCGCCGGCGAGGTGGTCTAG
- a CDS encoding ester cyclase, producing MHAQDMDRFYRAYLDCLNRRDWDALGEFVAESVSHNGRAFGLEGYRRMLEDDVRSIPDLRFSIDQLACTAPIIAARLVFDCTPMGELFGLPVNGRRVRFCEHVFYRVEAGRIAQVWSLIDRAAIQAQLSQVPSSP from the coding sequence ATGCACGCACAGGACATGGATCGCTTCTACCGCGCCTACCTGGATTGCCTGAATCGGCGGGATTGGGACGCGTTGGGCGAATTCGTCGCAGAGTCGGTCAGCCACAACGGGCGGGCATTTGGGCTGGAGGGCTACCGACGGATGCTGGAAGACGACGTCCGGTCGATTCCGGACCTGCGATTTTCCATCGACCAGCTCGCCTGCACCGCGCCGATCATCGCCGCGCGGCTGGTGTTCGATTGCACCCCGATGGGCGAACTGTTCGGACTGCCGGTCAACGGGCGCCGGGTGCGGTTCTGCGAACACGTCTTCTACCGCGTCGAGGCGGGGCGTATCGCACAGGTGTGGTCGCTGATCGACCGCGCGGCCATCCAGGCACAGCTGTCCCAGGTCCCGTCATCGCCCTAA
- a CDS encoding TonB-dependent receptor, giving the protein MLTPKRNLLCVALASAITLTNTHANAQTTPTDTTADPAGTQTAQATDLERITVTGIRRSIEGAISVKRESTSIVEAISAEDIGKLPDVSIAESLARLPGLAAQRVAGRAQVISVRGLSPDFSTTLLNGREVVSTGDNRSVEFDQYPSELVNGVTVYKTPDAGLVGQGLSGTVDMQTVRPLSFGERVIAIGGRYQRNSLGKAANVDAYGNRFSVSYIDQFFDKTLGVSIGYAHTDMPIQENQVGLYEPWSTQNTDSGSRPGVAPGTYFSDGIKALRRTGNSKRDGVMATVQYRPSNNWTSTLDAFHTEAEQIDTANQFELNLSNYNGGYTPGLLITNPQVNADNTFTGGTASGVYPLVRGMYNKRKDKIDAFGWNNEFNAGAVRINTDLNYSKATRKELNLENNLQLTPMPQLDTVGLAFRGNDFSQISPSLDYSNPDALFLTNTIYGSGYGKAPQVEDRLKGARLQASFPMPQSLSWFSDLDVGVNYADREKQKHQPEGNITLGAQGDSTVASDLQYSPVNLGFAGIGYIPAWNVPGAVARYMVFEPNEDASYLVSKAWTVDEKITTAWARANIDTQWGEVGVRGNVGVQMQHTDQSSSANYWDASQPAGSEVRPIEEGKTYNDWLPSLNLAFQFAHEQTLRFALAKQVARPRVDQMRASLEFGVDTSTGKPGASGGNPLLDPWRANAVDLSYEKYFGEKAYVAAAVFYKDLKSYIYTQTRDDYDFSALVAGYVPPPGMTVPVQTTGTFSAPFNGKGGTLRGLELTASLPLDMVFAPLEGFGIQASATFNDSDVKIMDPESASSVGSDAIDLPGLSKRVYNFTAYYEHSGFEARVSQRRRSDFIGEIGNFNGNRTLRYVVGENITDAQISYTFGDGSNLKGLSLLLQGSNLTNAPYRTYAETKDRPLEYIEWGRTVVLGVNYKF; this is encoded by the coding sequence ATGTTGACTCCCAAGCGCAACCTGCTGTGCGTGGCCCTGGCGTCCGCGATCACGTTGACCAATACGCATGCCAACGCGCAGACCACGCCGACCGATACCACGGCCGATCCTGCTGGCACCCAGACCGCCCAGGCCACCGATCTTGAGCGGATCACGGTGACCGGCATCCGCCGCAGCATCGAAGGCGCGATCTCGGTCAAGCGTGAATCGACCTCGATCGTCGAGGCGATCTCGGCCGAGGACATCGGCAAGCTGCCCGACGTGAGCATCGCCGAATCGCTGGCGCGCCTGCCCGGCCTGGCCGCGCAGCGCGTGGCCGGACGCGCGCAGGTGATCAGCGTCCGCGGCCTGTCGCCCGACTTCTCCACCACCCTGCTGAACGGGCGCGAGGTGGTCAGCACCGGCGACAACCGCAGCGTGGAGTTCGACCAGTACCCATCGGAACTGGTCAACGGCGTGACCGTGTACAAGACGCCCGATGCCGGCCTGGTCGGCCAGGGCCTGTCGGGCACCGTGGACATGCAGACCGTGCGCCCGCTGAGCTTCGGCGAGCGCGTGATCGCCATCGGCGGCCGCTACCAGCGCAACTCGCTGGGCAAGGCCGCCAACGTCGATGCCTATGGCAACCGCTTCAGCGTCAGCTACATCGACCAGTTCTTCGACAAGACCCTGGGCGTGTCCATCGGCTATGCGCATACCGACATGCCCATCCAGGAAAACCAGGTGGGTCTGTACGAGCCATGGAGCACCCAGAACACCGACAGCGGATCGCGTCCTGGCGTGGCGCCGGGCACCTATTTCTCCGATGGCATCAAGGCGCTGCGCCGCACCGGCAACTCAAAGCGCGACGGCGTGATGGCCACCGTGCAGTACCGGCCTTCCAACAACTGGACCAGCACGCTCGATGCCTTCCATACCGAAGCCGAGCAGATCGACACGGCCAACCAGTTCGAGCTGAACCTCAGCAACTACAACGGCGGCTACACGCCGGGCCTGCTGATCACCAATCCGCAGGTCAACGCGGACAACACCTTCACCGGCGGTACCGCCAGCGGCGTGTATCCGCTGGTGCGCGGCATGTACAACAAGCGCAAGGACAAGATCGACGCGTTCGGATGGAACAACGAGTTCAACGCCGGTGCGGTGAGGATCAACACCGACCTCAACTACTCCAAGGCCACGCGCAAGGAACTCAACCTGGAGAACAACCTCCAGCTGACCCCCATGCCGCAGCTGGACACCGTCGGCCTGGCCTTCCGTGGGAACGACTTCTCGCAGATCTCGCCAAGCCTGGATTACTCCAATCCCGACGCCCTGTTCCTGACCAACACGATCTATGGCTCCGGCTACGGCAAGGCGCCGCAGGTGGAAGACAGGCTGAAGGGCGCGCGCCTGCAGGCCAGCTTCCCCATGCCGCAGTCGCTCAGCTGGTTCTCCGACCTGGACGTGGGCGTCAACTACGCCGACCGCGAAAAGCAGAAGCACCAGCCAGAGGGCAACATCACCCTGGGCGCGCAGGGCGACAGCACCGTCGCCTCGGACCTGCAGTATTCCCCGGTGAACCTGGGCTTTGCCGGCATCGGCTACATCCCGGCCTGGAACGTGCCTGGCGCGGTGGCGCGCTACATGGTGTTCGAACCGAACGAGGACGCGTCCTACCTGGTCTCCAAGGCCTGGACGGTCGATGAAAAGATCACGACCGCCTGGGCGCGCGCCAATATCGACACCCAATGGGGCGAGGTCGGCGTGCGCGGCAACGTTGGCGTGCAGATGCAGCACACCGACCAGTCCTCGAGCGCCAACTACTGGGATGCCTCGCAGCCTGCCGGCAGCGAGGTGCGCCCAATCGAGGAAGGCAAGACCTACAACGACTGGCTGCCTAGCCTCAACCTGGCGTTCCAGTTTGCGCACGAGCAGACCCTGCGCTTCGCCCTGGCCAAGCAGGTGGCCCGTCCGCGCGTGGACCAGATGCGCGCCTCGCTGGAATTCGGCGTGGACACCTCCACCGGCAAGCCCGGCGCCAGCGGCGGCAATCCGCTGCTCGATCCCTGGCGCGCCAACGCGGTCGACCTTTCGTATGAGAAGTACTTCGGCGAAAAGGCCTACGTGGCCGCCGCGGTCTTCTACAAGGACCTGAAGTCCTACATCTACACCCAGACCCGCGACGACTACGATTTCAGCGCGCTGGTGGCCGGCTACGTGCCGCCGCCGGGCATGACCGTGCCGGTACAGACCACGGGTACCTTCAGCGCGCCGTTCAACGGCAAGGGTGGCACGCTGCGGGGCCTGGAGTTGACCGCCTCGCTGCCGCTGGACATGGTGTTTGCGCCACTGGAAGGCTTCGGCATCCAGGCCAGCGCGACCTTCAACGACAGCGACGTCAAGATCATGGATCCGGAAAGCGCCTCCAGCGTGGGCAGCGATGCCATCGACCTGCCCGGCCTGTCCAAGCGCGTCTACAACTTCACCGCCTACTACGAGCACAGTGGATTCGAGGCGCGGGTGAGCCAGCGCAGGCGCTCGGACTTCATCGGCGAGATCGGCAACTTCAACGGCAACCGCACCCTGCGCTACGTGGTCGGCGAGAACATCACCGACGCGCAGATCAGCTATACCTTTGGCGACGGCAGCAACCTGAAGGGCCTGAGCCTGCTGCTCCAGGGGAGCAACCTGACCAACGCGCCCTACCGGACCTATGCCGAAACCAAGGACCGCCCGCTGGAATACATCGAGTGGGGCCGCACGGTCGTGCTGGGCGTCAACTACAAGTTCTGA
- a CDS encoding MFS transporter: MTRTRALSFWQIWNMCFGFLGIQFGFALQNANVSRIFHTLGASVDDIPILWMAAPLTGLLVQPVVGYFSDRTWTRLGRRRPYFLVGAVLATLALLAMPHSPALWIAAGLLWVLDASINISMEPFRAFVGDLLPTRQRASGYAMQSFFIGLGSVVASLLPWILAQVGVANTAGAGEVPDTVRYAFYFGGAVLMLAIVWTVVTTREAPPGQLAGELEPPTTAPVPVASGNGAVRVRLGMVALVLGLIGCVLVAAFGLDKQLYVLGGGAAVAGALLLGRGRARGGMYATIVDDLMDMPPAMRRLAVVQFFSWFALFAMWIYTTDAVTSTHFGTSDTTSAAYNEGANWVGVLFAAYNGFAALAAIVIPWMVRAIGLRWSHLLNLCLGGAGFCSFLLFRDPHWLLLSMAGVGFAWASILSLPYALLSDSVPAAKMGLYMGIFNFFIVIPQLVAASILGLLVKTVLGGAPINALAVGGLSLVVAGLCTLRVPEPRLESQA, translated from the coding sequence ATGACCCGTACCCGTGCCCTGTCGTTCTGGCAGATCTGGAACATGTGCTTCGGCTTCCTGGGTATCCAGTTCGGCTTCGCCCTGCAGAACGCCAACGTCAGCCGCATCTTCCACACGCTGGGCGCGTCGGTGGACGACATCCCGATCCTGTGGATGGCCGCGCCGCTGACCGGCCTGCTGGTGCAGCCGGTGGTCGGCTATTTCTCGGATCGGACCTGGACGCGGCTGGGGCGGCGACGTCCGTACTTCCTGGTCGGCGCGGTGCTGGCCACGCTGGCCTTGTTGGCCATGCCGCATTCGCCTGCGCTGTGGATCGCCGCGGGGTTGCTGTGGGTGCTGGATGCGTCGATCAACATCTCGATGGAGCCGTTCCGCGCCTTCGTCGGCGACCTGTTGCCGACCCGGCAGCGCGCGTCGGGTTATGCGATGCAGAGCTTTTTCATCGGCTTAGGCTCGGTGGTCGCCAGCCTGTTGCCGTGGATCCTGGCGCAGGTCGGCGTGGCCAATACCGCCGGGGCGGGCGAAGTGCCGGACACGGTGCGCTACGCGTTCTACTTTGGCGGCGCGGTGTTGATGCTGGCCATCGTCTGGACGGTGGTCACCACGCGCGAAGCCCCGCCCGGCCAACTGGCCGGTGAGCTGGAGCCGCCGACCACCGCGCCCGTGCCAGTGGCATCGGGCAATGGCGCGGTGCGGGTGCGGCTGGGCATGGTGGCGCTGGTCCTGGGCCTGATTGGCTGCGTCCTGGTGGCGGCGTTTGGCCTGGACAAGCAGCTCTACGTGCTCGGCGGTGGTGCGGCCGTCGCCGGTGCGTTGCTGCTGGGGCGCGGACGCGCCCGCGGCGGGATGTACGCGACCATCGTGGACGACCTGATGGACATGCCGCCGGCGATGCGGCGGCTGGCGGTGGTGCAGTTCTTTTCGTGGTTCGCTTTGTTCGCCATGTGGATCTATACCACCGACGCGGTGACCAGCACCCATTTCGGCACCAGCGATACCACCTCGGCCGCCTACAACGAGGGCGCCAACTGGGTGGGCGTGCTGTTTGCCGCCTACAACGGCTTTGCCGCGCTGGCGGCGATCGTGATTCCGTGGATGGTGCGTGCCATCGGCCTGCGCTGGAGCCATTTGCTGAACCTGTGCCTGGGCGGCGCGGGGTTCTGCTCGTTTCTTCTCTTTCGCGATCCGCACTGGTTGCTGCTGTCCATGGCCGGGGTCGGATTCGCTTGGGCCTCGATCCTTTCGCTGCCCTACGCGCTGCTGTCCGACAGCGTGCCGGCCGCGAAGATGGGCCTGTACATGGGCATCTTCAATTTCTTCATCGTCATCCCGCAACTGGTCGCCGCCTCGATCCTGGGCCTGCTGGTCAAGACCGTCCTGGGCGGCGCACCGATCAACGCCCTGGCCGTCGGTGGCCTGAGCCTGGTGGTGGCCGGCCTGTGCACCCTGCGCGTGCCCGAACCTCGCCTGGAGTCCCAAGCATGA
- a CDS encoding alpha-glucosidase family protein — MNNWWRGAVIYQIYPRSFMDTNGDGIGDLPGIVERLDYVASLGVDAIWISPFFKSPMADFGYDIADYRDVDPMFGTLADFDALLAKAHRLGIKVMIDQVLSHCSDQHAWFQESRQSHDNPKADWYVWADPQEDGTPPNNWMSIFGGVAWRWEPRREQYYLHNFLGLQPDLNFHNPDVQQATLDNVQFWLDRGVDGLRLDAINFCFHDQQLRDNPPKPKAERVGRGFSPDNPYAYQYHWYNNTRPENLPFLERLRALMDRYPDVAALGEISSEDSLATTAEYTGHTRLHMGYSFELLVEDYSAAYIRETVSRLEAAMDEGWPCWAISNHDVPRAVTRWGGAGDAAFAAQLVALVCSLRGSVCVYQGEELGLSEAEVPYELLQDPYGKAFWPNFKGRDGCRTPMPWQALPGGGFSAGVPWLPVPAEHVQRSVATQEADPDSVLQQVRRFLAWRRRHPALVRGDIRFLDTPEPVLAFVREGEGQALLVVFNLSTAPVQWPLPKGMKTTTVDDHGLRAATLEAGTLSLPGRGSWFATLA, encoded by the coding sequence ATGAACAACTGGTGGCGTGGCGCGGTGATCTACCAGATCTATCCGCGCAGCTTCATGGACACCAATGGGGATGGCATCGGCGACTTGCCGGGCATCGTCGAGCGGCTGGACTACGTGGCCAGCCTGGGCGTGGACGCAATCTGGATCTCGCCGTTCTTCAAGTCGCCGATGGCCGACTTCGGCTACGACATCGCCGACTACCGCGATGTGGACCCGATGTTCGGCACCCTGGCCGACTTCGACGCGCTGCTGGCCAAGGCCCATCGGCTGGGCATCAAGGTGATGATCGACCAGGTGCTCAGCCATTGCTCGGACCAGCATGCGTGGTTCCAGGAGAGCCGGCAGAGCCACGACAACCCCAAGGCCGACTGGTACGTCTGGGCTGATCCGCAGGAAGACGGCACGCCGCCCAACAACTGGATGTCGATCTTCGGCGGCGTGGCCTGGCGCTGGGAGCCGCGCCGCGAGCAGTACTACCTGCACAACTTCCTGGGCCTGCAGCCGGACCTGAACTTCCACAACCCCGATGTCCAGCAGGCCACGCTGGACAACGTGCAGTTCTGGCTGGACCGCGGTGTGGATGGCCTGCGCCTGGATGCGATCAACTTCTGCTTCCACGACCAGCAGCTGCGCGACAACCCGCCCAAGCCCAAGGCCGAGCGCGTCGGGCGCGGTTTCAGCCCGGACAACCCCTACGCCTACCAGTACCACTGGTACAACAACACCCGCCCCGAGAACCTGCCGTTCCTGGAGCGGCTGCGCGCGCTGATGGACCGCTATCCGGACGTGGCCGCGCTGGGCGAGATCTCCTCGGAAGACTCGCTGGCCACCACCGCCGAATACACCGGCCACACCCGCCTGCACATGGGCTACAGCTTCGAGCTGCTGGTCGAGGACTACAGCGCGGCCTACATCCGCGAGACGGTCTCGCGGCTGGAGGCGGCCATGGACGAAGGCTGGCCGTGCTGGGCCATCTCCAACCACGACGTGCCGCGCGCGGTGACCCGCTGGGGCGGCGCTGGCGATGCGGCCTTCGCCGCACAGCTGGTGGCGCTGGTGTGCTCGCTGCGTGGCTCGGTCTGCGTCTACCAGGGCGAGGAGTTGGGCCTGAGCGAGGCCGAGGTCCCCTACGAGCTGCTGCAGGACCCGTACGGCAAGGCGTTCTGGCCCAACTTCAAGGGCCGCGACGGCTGCCGCACGCCGATGCCGTGGCAGGCGCTGCCCGGCGGCGGCTTCAGCGCCGGCGTGCCGTGGCTGCCGGTGCCGGCCGAACACGTGCAGCGCAGCGTGGCGACCCAGGAGGCCGATCCTGACTCGGTGCTGCAACAGGTGCGCCGCTTCCTGGCTTGGCGGCGGCGCCATCCGGCGCTGGTGCGCGGCGATATCCGCTTCCTGGACACGCCAGAGCCGGTGCTGGCCTTCGTGCGCGAAGGCGAAGGCCAGGCGTTGCTGGTGGTGTTCAACCTGTCGACCGCGCCGGTGCAGTGGCCATTGCCGAAAGGCATGAAGACCACCACGGTCGACGATCACGGCCTGCGCGCGGCGACGCTCGAGGCCGGCACGCTGTCGCTGCCCGGCCGCGGCAGCTGGTTCGCGACCCTGGCCTGA
- a CDS encoding YaeQ family protein → MALSATIRKVELQINDLDRHHYASHSLTLAQHPSETDERLVARLLAFVLYAHERLEFGRGLSAEDEPDLWRRDYTGQIEQWIDLGQPDENRLRKAAGRASEVVVVNYGGHAAEVWWHKQGAALRRMKQLTVIDLPHDVVSTLASHVQRTMRLDVLIQDGEVQIMGDALQLVLVPGVRHAPQA, encoded by the coding sequence ATGGCCCTCTCTGCCACGATCCGCAAGGTCGAGCTTCAGATCAACGACCTTGACCGGCACCATTACGCCAGCCACAGCCTGACCCTGGCCCAGCATCCTTCCGAAACCGACGAGCGCCTGGTCGCGCGCCTGCTGGCGTTCGTGCTGTATGCGCACGAGCGGCTGGAGTTCGGCCGTGGCCTGAGCGCCGAGGACGAACCCGATCTGTGGCGGCGCGACTACACCGGCCAGATCGAACAGTGGATCGATCTGGGCCAGCCCGACGAGAACCGCCTGCGCAAGGCGGCCGGACGCGCGAGCGAGGTCGTGGTGGTCAACTACGGCGGCCACGCCGCCGAGGTGTGGTGGCACAAGCAGGGCGCGGCGCTGCGCCGGATGAAGCAACTCACGGTGATCGACCTGCCCCACGACGTGGTGTCCACCCTGGCCAGTCACGTGCAGCGGACCATGCGCCTGGACGTGCTGATCCAGGATGGCGAAGTGCAGATCATGGGTGACGCGCTGCAGCTGGTGTTGGTCCCCGGCGTGCGCCACGCGCCCCAGGCGTAA
- a CDS encoding LacI family DNA-binding transcriptional regulator has protein sequence MQHPIKGKATSLDIAHLAGVSQPTVSRALRGSPMVNEETRKRILAIAEELHYKVDKNASNLRTQLTGTLALLFFEDPTPDDSAINPFFLSMLGAITRACALHGYDLLISFQNLSEDWQADYADSKKADGLILLGYGDYLKSRIRLEKLQQQGIRFVRWGAALPGQPGVSIGCDNFQGGHDIAAHLLEQGRRRIAFIGHASAHYPEFQERHRGVAAALAELGLAPDPSLQVDAETSEQSGYEATKALLARGASFDALFGASDLIAIGAMKALLEHGLRIPENVAVAGFDDIPLANFVAPGLSTVQQDTRQAGMLLVDALMQLIHGQPVDNQTIPVRLALRGSTRCA, from the coding sequence GTGCAGCATCCCATCAAGGGCAAGGCCACCTCGCTGGACATCGCGCATCTTGCCGGCGTCTCCCAACCCACCGTCTCGCGCGCCCTGCGCGGCAGCCCGATGGTCAACGAGGAGACGCGCAAGCGCATCCTGGCCATCGCCGAGGAGCTGCACTACAAGGTCGACAAGAACGCCTCCAACCTGCGCACCCAGCTCACCGGGACGCTGGCGCTGCTGTTCTTCGAAGATCCCACCCCAGACGACTCGGCGATCAATCCCTTCTTCCTATCGATGCTGGGCGCGATCACCCGTGCCTGCGCGCTGCACGGCTACGACCTGCTGATCTCCTTCCAGAATCTCTCCGAGGACTGGCAGGCCGACTATGCCGACAGCAAGAAGGCCGACGGGCTGATCCTGCTTGGCTACGGCGACTACCTCAAATCGCGCATCAGGCTGGAGAAGCTCCAGCAGCAGGGGATCCGCTTCGTGCGCTGGGGCGCGGCCCTGCCCGGCCAGCCGGGCGTATCGATCGGCTGCGACAACTTCCAGGGCGGGCATGACATCGCCGCGCACCTGCTGGAACAGGGCCGCCGGCGGATCGCCTTCATCGGTCACGCCTCGGCGCATTACCCGGAATTCCAGGAGCGCCATCGCGGTGTCGCCGCTGCGCTGGCCGAGCTAGGCCTGGCGCCGGACCCGTCCTTGCAGGTCGACGCGGAGACCAGCGAGCAGTCCGGCTACGAAGCCACCAAGGCGCTGCTGGCGCGCGGCGCCAGTTTCGACGCCCTGTTCGGCGCCAGCGACCTGATCGCCATCGGCGCGATGAAGGCGCTGCTGGAACACGGCTTGCGCATTCCCGAGAACGTGGCCGTGGCCGGGTTCGACGATATCCCGCTGGCCAACTTCGTCGCACCGGGCCTGTCCACGGTCCAGCAGGACACACGCCAGGCCGGGATGCTGCTGGTCGATGCGCTGATGCAGCTGATCCACGGCCAGCCGGTGGACAACCAGACCATCCCGGTACGCCTGGCCCTGCGCGGCTCGACCCGCTGCGCGTAG
- a CDS encoding alpha-amylase family glycosyl hydrolase translates to MKPLSLSLLALATVLALPARAQQAPADELYGTLEPFASEAIYFVVTDRFVNGDPSNDHRDQGGKHHTFDIPVPGAPAGKSANIGYLGGDFKGIVDNAHYIRDMGFSAVWVTPIVDNPDQAFTGGKPVKWGSSLTDQGKTGYHGYWGVNFYKLDEHLPSKGLDFAGFTKAMKGQQLDVVLDIVANHGSPAFSMPTAQPQFGQLFDKQGHKVADHQNLDPGKLDPRHNPMHAFYNTGGGLAELSDLAEDNPAVLDYLAGAYEQWIDQGAAAFRVDTIAWMPHSFWKQFADRIRAKHPGFFMFGEAFDYDAAFIAAHTLDRNGHYSVLDFPQRGKLSKVFGREGGGYDELERTLYLEDGPYNNPYDLVTFYDNHDMARLDASDNGFIDAHNWLFTTRGIPAVYYGSETGFMRGAAEHAGNRNYYGQARVDAAGESAIYRNLKRIANLRRESIALQRGLQLNLQLTKQTAAFYRVFEHDGQAQTALVLLNKADTASEVTLDTLLQPGQWRDAFDGAAVQVDGDTLALDVPAHGVRVLLYDQPLTNALLRARLAEDMGHRLRD, encoded by the coding sequence ATGAAGCCGCTGTCCTTGTCCCTGTTGGCCCTGGCGACCGTCCTGGCGCTGCCGGCCCGTGCGCAGCAGGCGCCGGCCGATGAGCTGTACGGCACGCTGGAGCCGTTCGCCAGCGAGGCGATCTATTTCGTGGTGACCGACCGCTTCGTCAATGGTGATCCGTCCAACGACCACCGCGACCAGGGCGGCAAGCACCACACCTTCGATATTCCCGTGCCGGGCGCCCCGGCCGGCAAGAGTGCGAACATCGGCTACCTGGGGGGCGACTTCAAGGGCATCGTCGACAACGCCCACTACATCCGCGACATGGGCTTCAGCGCGGTGTGGGTGACGCCCATCGTCGACAACCCCGACCAGGCTTTTACTGGTGGCAAGCCGGTGAAGTGGGGCAGTTCGCTGACCGACCAGGGCAAGACCGGTTACCACGGCTACTGGGGCGTGAATTTCTACAAGCTCGACGAGCACCTGCCCAGCAAGGGCCTGGACTTCGCCGGGTTCACCAAGGCGATGAAGGGCCAGCAGCTGGACGTGGTGCTGGACATCGTCGCCAACCACGGCTCGCCGGCGTTCTCCATGCCTACCGCGCAGCCCCAGTTCGGGCAGCTCTTCGACAAGCAGGGCCACAAGGTCGCCGACCACCAGAACCTGGATCCAGGCAAGCTGGACCCGCGGCATAACCCGATGCATGCCTTCTACAACACCGGCGGGGGGCTGGCCGAGCTGTCGGACCTGGCCGAGGACAATCCTGCGGTGCTGGACTATCTGGCCGGCGCCTACGAACAGTGGATCGACCAGGGCGCCGCCGCCTTCCGCGTCGATACCATCGCCTGGATGCCGCACAGCTTCTGGAAGCAGTTCGCCGATCGCATCCGCGCCAAACACCCGGGCTTTTTCATGTTCGGCGAGGCCTTCGATTACGACGCGGCCTTCATCGCCGCGCACACGCTGGACCGCAACGGGCACTACAGCGTGCTGGACTTTCCCCAGCGCGGGAAGCTGTCCAAGGTCTTCGGCAGGGAAGGCGGCGGCTACGACGAACTGGAGCGCACGCTGTACCTGGAGGACGGTCCGTACAACAACCCCTACGACCTGGTGACCTTCTACGACAACCACGATATGGCGCGCCTGGACGCCAGCGACAACGGCTTCATCGATGCGCACAACTGGCTGTTCACCACGCGCGGCATCCCGGCGGTGTACTACGGCTCGGAGACCGGCTTCATGCGTGGCGCGGCCGAGCACGCGGGCAATCGCAACTACTACGGGCAGGCGCGTGTGGATGCGGCCGGCGAGAGCGCGATCTACCGCAATCTCAAGCGCATCGCCAACCTGCGTCGTGAATCGATCGCCCTGCAGCGCGGCTTGCAGCTCAACCTGCAGCTGACCAAGCAGACTGCCGCGTTCTATCGCGTCTTCGAGCACGACGGTCAGGCGCAGACCGCGCTGGTGCTACTCAACAAGGCTGACACGGCTTCTGAAGTGACGCTGGATACGCTGCTGCAGCCCGGCCAGTGGCGAGACGCCTTCGATGGCGCAGCCGTGCAGGTGGATGGGGACACGCTAGCGCTGGACGTCCCAGCGCATGGGGTGCGCGTCCTGCTTTACGACCAGCCGCTGACCAATGCGCTACTACGCGCGCGACTGGCCGAAGACATGGGACATCGCCTGCGCGACTAG